A genomic region of Leptolyngbya sp. NIES-2104 contains the following coding sequences:
- a CDS encoding aldehyde oxygenase (deformylating): protein MPQLEATPEIDFHSEQYKDAYSRINAIVIEGEEEAHSNYQKLAELMPDDTDQLMSLARMENRHKKGFQACGKNLSVEADMDFAREFFSELHNNFQVAAAEGKIVTCLLIQSLIIECFAISAYNIYIPVADDFARKITEGVVKDEYLHLNYGEEWLKANFEASKAELEEANKANLPLVWKMLNRVDADASVLGMEREALVEDFMIQYGEALTNIGFTTRDVMRMSAHGLAAV from the coding sequence ATGCCCCAACTTGAGGCGACCCCAGAGATTGACTTCCACAGTGAACAATACAAAGATGCCTATAGTCGAATTAACGCGATCGTCATCGAAGGCGAAGAAGAAGCGCATTCTAATTATCAAAAATTGGCAGAACTCATGCCCGATGACACCGATCAGTTAATGAGTCTGGCACGCATGGAAAACCGCCATAAAAAAGGCTTTCAAGCCTGTGGCAAAAATCTAAGCGTTGAGGCAGATATGGATTTTGCCCGCGAGTTTTTCTCCGAGTTGCACAACAATTTCCAGGTTGCCGCAGCCGAAGGAAAGATCGTCACCTGTCTTTTGATTCAATCGCTGATCATCGAATGTTTCGCGATCTCGGCGTATAACATCTACATCCCGGTTGCGGATGATTTTGCTCGCAAGATCACCGAAGGCGTAGTGAAAGATGAATATCTGCACCTCAACTACGGCGAAGAATGGCTCAAAGCAAACTTCGAGGCATCGAAAGCCGAATTGGAAGAAGCAAATAAAGCAAATCTTCCTTTAGTGTGGAAAATGCTGAATCGGGTGGATGCAGATGCTTCGGTGCTCGGCATGGAGCGCGAAGCGTTGGTCGAAGATTTTATGATTCAATACGGTGAAGCGCTGACGAATATTGGCTTTACGACCCGTGATGTTATGCGGATGTCGGCTCACGGATTGGCAGCGGTATAA
- a CDS encoding long-chain acyl-[acyl-carrier-protein] reductase yields MFGLIGHLTSLEHAQSVARELGYPEYADQGLDFWCSAPPQIVDTIRVKSITGQEIEGRYVESCFLPEMLATRRIKAATRKIINAMAHAQKHGINITALGGFSSIIFENFNLAQIRQVRNVMLEFERFTTGNTHTAYIICRQVEQASKQLGIELSQATVAVCGATGDIGSAVCRWLNSKTDVAELLLIARNQERLQELQAELGRGKIQSLEEALPQADIIVWVASMPKGVEIEPTQLKQPCLMIDGGYPKNLGSKVQHPGVTVLNGGIVEHSLDIDWRIMSIVNMDVPARQLFACFAESMLLEFEKWHTNFSWGRNHITVEKMEQIGGASVKHGFRPLLI; encoded by the coding sequence ATGTTTGGTCTAATTGGTCATCTTACAAGCTTGGAACACGCTCAGTCGGTTGCACGAGAGCTAGGGTATCCTGAATACGCGGATCAAGGGTTAGATTTTTGGTGTAGTGCTCCGCCTCAGATTGTCGATACAATCCGGGTCAAAAGCATTACAGGTCAAGAAATCGAAGGGCGTTACGTTGAATCGTGCTTTTTGCCGGAAATGCTGGCAACACGTCGAATTAAAGCTGCGACTCGCAAGATCATTAATGCGATGGCTCACGCTCAGAAACACGGCATCAATATCACTGCATTGGGCGGATTTTCTTCGATTATTTTTGAGAATTTCAATCTGGCGCAGATTCGCCAAGTGCGAAACGTGATGCTGGAATTTGAGCGATTTACGACAGGAAACACGCACACGGCTTATATTATTTGCCGTCAGGTCGAGCAAGCTTCTAAACAGTTGGGGATTGAATTATCGCAAGCTACCGTAGCGGTCTGTGGGGCAACGGGTGACATTGGTAGCGCAGTGTGTCGCTGGTTGAATTCCAAGACCGATGTGGCGGAATTGCTGTTGATTGCTCGAAATCAGGAACGATTACAGGAACTCCAAGCAGAATTGGGACGCGGTAAAATTCAAAGCTTAGAGGAAGCCCTACCGCAAGCCGATATCATTGTTTGGGTTGCTAGTATGCCAAAGGGTGTGGAGATTGAACCAACTCAGTTGAAACAGCCTTGTTTAATGATTGATGGGGGCTACCCGAAGAACTTGGGCAGCAAGGTGCAGCATCCAGGTGTGACTGTTCTCAATGGTGGCATCGTGGAGCATTCGCTAGATATTGACTGGCGGATTATGAGCATCGTCAATATGGATGTTCCGGCACGTCAGTTGTTTGCGTGTTTTGCAGAATCGATGCTGTTGGAATTTGAGAAATGGCACACCAATTTTTCATGGGGACGCAATCATATCACCGTGGAAAAAATGGAACAGATTGGTGGGGCATCGGTGAAACATGGGTTTCGTCCATTGTTGATTTAA
- a CDS encoding cyclopropane-fatty-acyl-phospholipid synthase family protein: MRRSLKFLSVLAALTVVAAPIPKIHAQDAEKPGLGSPAVPYVPTPEEVVMGMLELANVGRDDVVYDLGSGDGRLVITAAQKFGAKKGVGIEINSGLVNKSRENAKEAGVGDRVQFLNQDLFRSDFREATVVTLYLLPRINLELRPKLLSELRPGSRVVSHAFSMGDWQPDKRVTVDNRTAYLWIIPAQVEGAWTGTLSTQSGQSIPYRMQIKQSFQNARATAEIGGTTVSLPQIKLVGDRLSFEHRQKVNGQEMRVRVNAQVVNNSLQGTAEVLSANSTETFAMTGTRASTNQGG; this comes from the coding sequence GTGCGTCGATCGCTTAAATTTCTGAGTGTTCTCGCTGCGCTGACGGTGGTTGCAGCCCCCATTCCCAAAATTCACGCTCAAGATGCTGAAAAGCCTGGATTGGGGAGTCCTGCGGTTCCTTATGTTCCCACGCCTGAAGAAGTCGTGATGGGAATGTTAGAGCTTGCGAATGTCGGACGCGATGACGTGGTTTACGATTTGGGATCGGGTGATGGCAGATTAGTGATTACGGCGGCTCAGAAGTTTGGAGCCAAAAAGGGAGTTGGAATTGAGATTAATTCGGGATTGGTGAACAAAAGTCGCGAGAATGCGAAAGAAGCGGGAGTTGGCGATCGCGTTCAATTTCTCAATCAAGATCTCTTTCGATCGGACTTCCGAGAAGCGACAGTCGTCACGCTTTACTTATTGCCGCGAATCAATCTAGAACTGCGTCCGAAGCTTTTGAGCGAACTCAGACCGGGAAGCCGCGTTGTGTCTCATGCCTTTTCGATGGGCGATTGGCAGCCGGACAAGCGAGTGACGGTAGATAATCGCACTGCCTATCTCTGGATTATTCCGGCACAAGTTGAAGGTGCTTGGACAGGAACGCTTTCGACGCAATCGGGACAATCAATTCCTTATCGAATGCAGATTAAGCAATCGTTCCAAAATGCAAGAGCGACCGCAGAAATCGGAGGCACAACGGTGAGTTTGCCGCAGATTAAGTTAGTGGGCGATCGCTTATCGTTCGAGCATCGTCAGAAAGTGAATGGTCAAGAGATGCGCGTTCGTGTGAATGCTCAAGTGGTGAACAATTCACTACAAGGGACGGCTGAAGTGTTGAGTGCAAATTCAACCGAAACCTTTGCAATGACTGGAACACGAGCTTCAACCAATCAAGGCGGATAA
- a CDS encoding glycosyltransferase family 2 protein has product MRKGLLHKPVHLFGPILDKIILTHLVVIGLPTVLYYFILENGWDLSFLHILIPVLYLVTSIVVIGEAVSTALTYRRGHVSKMPRFGIVQRFMRSPRTQPLYPLLRSPGDIPKCSLIVAAYLPNEQQIILETLEHILETVERPEDGLEVILAYNRPERLSVEDRLERMAEQYPALKLICVEGSRSKAQNINAALEIVTGEITGILDADHHPQGDCFTRAWRWLSNYRYSAVQGRNVIRNQEVNFMTRMIAVEFECIYGVSHPAKSLLVDTGVFCGANGYWRTSVLKRIGFSSRMLTEDIDASFRTLLSGHNIVHDPTIVVTELAPVDVRSFWFQRKRWAQGWLEVTLKYQGTILKTMRLDGWQKFYWTLLLVYSAGFHFIALQAFPITFSLALTGSNAPNIAPEYIWTMTILTLASGPLQTLAAWIVRTDSVKQSAKDFWVYCLFIPFYCVFKSVIAITAIYDHIVGNTEWIVTRRSNDALPEAK; this is encoded by the coding sequence ATGCGTAAGGGACTGCTGCACAAGCCCGTTCACCTCTTCGGTCCGATCCTCGACAAAATCATTTTGACGCACCTGGTCGTGATCGGTCTGCCCACAGTGCTGTATTACTTCATCTTGGAAAATGGCTGGGATCTGTCGTTTCTCCACATTTTGATTCCAGTTTTGTATCTCGTGACCTCGATCGTGGTCATCGGTGAGGCAGTGTCTACCGCGCTGACGTATCGGCGGGGTCATGTGTCCAAGATGCCAAGATTCGGAATCGTGCAGCGGTTTATGCGCTCTCCTCGGACTCAGCCGCTTTATCCATTATTGCGATCGCCAGGTGATATTCCCAAATGTTCGCTCATTGTGGCGGCGTATTTGCCCAATGAGCAGCAGATTATTCTTGAAACGCTGGAACACATTCTAGAGACGGTGGAACGTCCTGAAGACGGTTTAGAGGTGATTCTGGCGTATAACCGACCGGAGCGGCTCTCCGTGGAAGATCGCTTAGAGCGGATGGCAGAACAATATCCGGCGTTGAAATTGATTTGCGTTGAGGGAAGTCGATCGAAAGCGCAAAACATTAATGCAGCCCTAGAAATCGTTACAGGCGAAATCACCGGAATCCTAGATGCTGACCATCATCCGCAGGGAGATTGTTTTACTCGTGCATGGCGCTGGTTGTCGAATTACCGATACAGTGCAGTGCAAGGGCGTAACGTGATTCGGAATCAAGAGGTGAACTTCATGACGCGGATGATCGCGGTGGAGTTTGAATGTATCTATGGAGTGAGTCACCCTGCCAAGTCTCTATTGGTAGATACGGGCGTGTTTTGTGGTGCGAATGGCTACTGGAGAACTTCGGTTCTAAAGCGCATCGGGTTTTCGTCGCGGATGTTGACCGAAGATATTGATGCCAGCTTCAGAACGTTGCTAAGCGGGCATAACATTGTGCATGATCCCACGATCGTTGTTACTGAACTCGCGCCTGTGGATGTGCGATCGTTCTGGTTCCAGCGGAAACGATGGGCGCAAGGCTGGCTAGAAGTGACTCTGAAATATCAAGGAACAATTCTAAAAACGATGCGCCTCGATGGGTGGCAAAAGTTCTATTGGACATTACTTTTGGTCTATAGTGCAGGCTTCCACTTCATTGCCTTACAAGCGTTTCCAATCACGTTTAGTCTAGCGTTGACAGGTTCTAACGCCCCCAATATTGCCCCGGAATACATCTGGACAATGACAATTTTGACGCTGGCAAGTGGTCCGCTGCAAACCTTAGCGGCTTGGATTGTGCGAACGGATTCAGTGAAGCAATCAGCAAAAGATTTCTGGGTCTATTGTTTGTTTATTCCGTTCTACTGTGTGTTCAAGAGCGTGATTGCAATTACGGCAATCTATGATCACATTGTCGGTAACACAGAGTGGATTGTGACTCGTCGATCGAATGATGCCTTACCAGAAGCAAAATAA
- a CDS encoding peptidylprolyl isomerase has product MAQAKLGDTVRVHYTGKLDDGTVFDSSSNGDPLEFTIGDGNIIPGFEKAVVGMSPGDQKTEVIPAEQAYGEHREEMVVVVDRAQMPPEMHPEVGQQLEIRQPSGETIPVVVTDISEADITLDANHPLAGEDLVFDIQLVEIG; this is encoded by the coding sequence ATGGCACAGGCAAAATTAGGCGATACCGTCCGCGTTCACTACACAGGCAAGCTCGATGACGGTACAGTATTCGATTCATCCTCGAATGGCGACCCTTTAGAATTTACGATCGGAGATGGCAATATCATCCCAGGCTTTGAAAAAGCAGTGGTCGGAATGAGTCCGGGAGATCAAAAAACCGAAGTGATTCCCGCCGAGCAAGCATACGGAGAGCATCGCGAAGAAATGGTGGTCGTCGTCGATCGCGCTCAAATGCCTCCAGAAATGCACCCAGAAGTCGGACAGCAGTTAGAGATTCGGCAGCCCTCTGGTGAAACGATTCCGGTTGTGGTGACAGATATTTCTGAAGCAGACATTACCTTGGATGCCAACCATCCCTTGGCAGGCGAAGATTTAGTTTTTGATATCCAATTGGTCGAAATCGGTTAG
- a CDS encoding NAD(P)/FAD-dependent oxidoreductase translates to MMQNADVIVIGSGIGGLVAGALLARYGKSVMVCESHTIPGGAVHSFSRQGFHFDSGASFYCGLSDPNSVNPLRQVLDVLGETVEAVRYDPFGHYHFPDATLPVYGNLEKYRSTISQISPQGAIELIELEKRFLSLYEGLRGIPTLALRADWKLAPILISRYLPSLLKLLPNLGMIQASVGDLMDQTVRDPWVRRLLDLECFLLSGLKAHGTIAPEVAFMFGERTRSIIDYPIGGSGAIVDALVRGLKKWGGTLRLGTHVEKILIESGRVRGVRLRNGEELAASIVISNATIWDTYTQLLEPNDLPNAYRQTALKTPAIDSFMHLHLGIRADGLEHLTGHHVVVHDDRDITVPGNTCMISIPSVWDANLAPEGHHVIHAYTLEPFEGWARDSGYEEKKKERSQSLFRAVEKVIPDLCDRIVLELIGTPLTHARYLRRYQGTYGAGIPAGQGLFPSCHTPIQNLYRVGDSTMPGIGVPAVAASGILCANTIVDPNQHLNYLFCKAD, encoded by the coding sequence ATGATGCAGAATGCGGACGTGATTGTGATTGGAAGCGGAATTGGAGGACTCGTGGCGGGTGCGCTGTTAGCTCGATATGGAAAATCAGTGATGGTCTGCGAAAGTCATACAATTCCAGGGGGAGCCGTTCACAGTTTTTCTCGGCAAGGGTTTCACTTCGATTCAGGAGCATCGTTTTACTGTGGATTGAGCGACCCGAATTCTGTGAATCCGCTGCGTCAAGTGTTAGATGTCTTGGGCGAAACGGTCGAGGCTGTTCGTTACGATCCGTTTGGGCATTATCATTTTCCCGATGCGACGCTGCCCGTGTATGGAAATTTGGAGAAATATCGATCGACGATTTCGCAAATTTCACCGCAAGGCGCGATCGAGCTAATCGAACTCGAAAAACGCTTTCTCAGTCTTTACGAGGGCTTGCGAGGCATTCCCACGTTGGCACTCAGAGCCGATTGGAAGTTAGCCCCGATTCTGATCAGTCGCTATCTGCCATCGCTCCTCAAACTGTTACCGAATCTCGGAATGATTCAAGCTTCGGTGGGTGACTTGATGGATCAGACTGTTCGTGATCCTTGGGTGCGGCGATTGCTCGATTTAGAATGCTTCTTGCTCTCTGGATTGAAAGCACATGGCACGATCGCGCCTGAAGTTGCGTTTATGTTTGGGGAAAGAACGCGATCGATCATTGATTATCCGATCGGTGGAAGTGGTGCGATCGTGGATGCTCTAGTTCGTGGGCTGAAAAAGTGGGGCGGCACACTGAGATTAGGGACGCATGTTGAGAAAATTCTGATTGAATCTGGCAGAGTTCGCGGCGTTCGATTGCGAAATGGAGAAGAATTAGCAGCCTCGATCGTGATTTCTAACGCCACAATTTGGGACACTTATACTCAGCTTTTAGAACCGAATGATCTTCCAAATGCTTATCGTCAAACTGCGCTGAAGACCCCTGCGATCGATAGCTTTATGCACCTGCACTTAGGCATCCGAGCAGACGGATTAGAACATCTCACTGGACATCATGTAGTGGTACATGACGATCGAGACATTACCGTCCCTGGAAATACCTGCATGATCTCAATCCCGTCCGTGTGGGATGCAAATCTAGCTCCTGAAGGACATCATGTGATTCATGCCTATACATTAGAACCGTTTGAAGGTTGGGCGCGGGATTCGGGATATGAAGAAAAGAAGAAAGAGCGATCGCAATCATTGTTTCGAGCAGTTGAGAAGGTTATTCCAGATTTATGCGATCGCATTGTTCTAGAACTGATTGGAACACCGTTAACTCATGCTCGATATTTGCGACGGTATCAAGGAACCTACGGGGCAGGAATTCCAGCCGGACAAGGCTTGTTTCCGAGTTGTCACACGCCGATTCAGAATCTTTATCGAGTCGGAGATAGTACGATGCCAGGAATTGGAGTACCTGCGGTTGCGGCTTCTGGAATTCTTTGTGCAAATACGATCGTTGATCCAAATCAACACTTGAATTATTTATTTTGCAAGGCGGATTGA
- a CDS encoding type II toxin-antitoxin system HicB family antitoxin yields MKIKAVIWQEDDVWCASVPALPGCHTWGESYEHLLEMLEDAVQGWLEVATEREELEPEKRLIELTL; encoded by the coding sequence ATGAAAATCAAAGCAGTTATTTGGCAAGAAGATGATGTGTGGTGTGCTTCTGTACCTGCTCTCCCTGGTTGCCATACTTGGGGAGAGAGTTACGAGCATTTATTAGAGATGCTTGAAGATGCGGTTCAAGGCTGGTTAGAAGTTGCAACTGAACGAGAAGAACTTGAGCCAGAAAAGCGATTGATCGAGCTAACTCTATGA
- a CDS encoding type II toxin-antitoxin system HicA family toxin, whose amino-acid sequence MKSISGKTLCKIVERNGWELKRVTGSHHIYAKEGSDIILSIPVHSNRDLPKGALRSIMKDAELAEEDLE is encoded by the coding sequence ATGAAATCAATTTCTGGCAAAACGCTTTGTAAGATTGTTGAGCGAAATGGCTGGGAGCTAAAGCGAGTCACTGGTAGCCATCATATTTACGCTAAAGAAGGAAGCGATATTATTCTTTCTATTCCTGTTCATAGTAATCGAGATTTACCGAAAGGCGCTTTGAGAAGCATTATGAAAGATGCTGAACTCGCAGAAGAAGATTTGGAATAA
- a CDS encoding TspO/MBR family protein, which translates to MNAGIMIAIVTLLVSLGSFLIRPKEDIRWVKRLDLPRWLAIVEPAIPVIWTVIFTCGAISAWLVWRADPGSFKTWLILGFYLLVEVVTVAYIPVTLRLQSLAIGTVIGGLGAVLGYGLAIVVFPISPLAAVLLVPYLLWSPIGTYATRELIDFNPESI; encoded by the coding sequence TTGAACGCTGGAATCATGATTGCGATCGTCACCCTGTTGGTGTCACTGGGAAGCTTTCTCATTCGACCTAAAGAAGACATTCGCTGGGTGAAACGGTTGGATTTGCCGCGCTGGTTAGCGATCGTTGAGCCTGCGATTCCGGTGATTTGGACGGTGATTTTTACCTGTGGCGCGATTTCTGCATGGCTCGTGTGGAGAGCCGATCCAGGAAGCTTCAAGACTTGGTTGATTCTAGGATTCTACCTGCTTGTGGAAGTGGTCACAGTTGCTTATATTCCGGTTACGTTACGGCTTCAGAGTTTAGCGATCGGGACTGTGATCGGCGGGTTGGGCGCGGTGTTGGGATATGGATTAGCGATCGTGGTTTTTCCCATTTCTCCGCTGGCGGCTGTGTTGTTGGTGCCTTACTTGTTGTGGAGTCCGATCGGGACTTATGCCACTCGTGAACTCATTGATTTCAATCCTGAATCCATCTAA
- a CDS encoding glycosyltransferase yields the protein MNQSPLVSILINNYNYEQYVSQAIDSALNQTYDRVEVVVVDDGSKDQSRDAIAKYGDRIVSVFKPNGGQGSAFNAGFAASHGDLICFLDADDYCFPEKAAQIVEAFEKYPDSGWMFHRLKRVDAVGEALPPNHEMKDFGAFDFRSSIQTGQPVRPIFPATSGLCFRREILQQTLPMPESLRISADNFLRLSAIHLAPGLLLAAELAVHRIHGSNSYESRKDTAYLHAETNIQTSYHLRKRFPQTKAFTDQLFSHSYGQIAGRSGFDRLAQIPESNGYLKEFFSLKSWLSCSPKIFYNYAKSFLNRS from the coding sequence ATGAATCAATCCCCGCTTGTCAGTATTTTGATTAATAATTACAACTATGAGCAGTACGTTTCTCAAGCCATCGATAGCGCTTTGAATCAAACGTACGATCGCGTTGAAGTTGTCGTCGTGGATGATGGTTCTAAAGATCAGTCACGCGATGCGATTGCAAAATATGGCGATCGTATTGTCTCGGTGTTCAAACCCAATGGAGGTCAGGGATCGGCGTTTAATGCTGGATTTGCCGCAAGTCATGGAGATTTGATTTGTTTCTTAGATGCAGATGACTATTGTTTTCCAGAAAAAGCCGCTCAGATCGTTGAAGCATTTGAGAAATATCCCGATTCAGGCTGGATGTTTCATCGATTGAAGCGGGTGGATGCGGTCGGTGAAGCGCTGCCACCGAACCATGAAATGAAAGACTTTGGGGCGTTTGATTTTCGATCGAGCATTCAAACCGGTCAGCCCGTGCGTCCGATTTTTCCCGCTACTAGTGGTCTATGTTTTCGTCGAGAAATCTTGCAGCAAACTTTACCAATGCCTGAATCGTTACGGATTTCAGCCGATAATTTTCTCAGACTGTCAGCAATTCATTTAGCTCCTGGATTGCTGTTAGCAGCAGAACTCGCAGTTCACCGGATTCACGGATCGAATTCTTACGAGTCTCGCAAAGATACTGCTTATCTCCACGCAGAAACGAATATTCAAACTTCCTACCATTTGAGAAAACGATTTCCCCAAACTAAAGCGTTTACGGATCAGCTATTTTCCCATTCATACGGGCAAATTGCTGGACGATCGGGATTCGATCGACTGGCTCAAATTCCAGAGTCGAATGGTTATCTCAAAGAGTTTTTCTCGCTCAAGTCCTGGCTGTCATGCAGTCCAAAAATCTTCTACAACTATGCAAAATCATTTCTGAATCGCAGTTGA
- a CDS encoding PAS domain S-box protein, producing MSSEEIFDRTLVLEAIFQQRTRFMAILAIDGTVLDVNNFCLEFTGVSREQVIGKKFWQAPWCDTLVVTQKLVQEEIGHTLRTGTVIQGEAEYTIADGSVRYGTYAITPLKQNHQITHLLVESEDITDRRQHDVTIQQRLLELETIYDTAPIGLCFQDTNLRYVRINGTLAEINGVSIEDHLGRTLHEAIPVVADALEPIFRRVLETGEPLLNQELRLATQGQPDVLRDWLASYVAVKNSSGEVLGVNVTVQEMTQLRRAEADRDRFFTLSLDMLAIANFDGYLLKTNPAWTEILGWSEAELTSQPYLNFVHLEDVELTIAEAQRLSEGQPVIEFENRYRCKDGSYRWLSWTVGSFPEEQRLYAVAHNITERKQIELARLRVADEREALLRQEQAAREAAETANRIKDEFLAVLSHELRTPLNPILGWSKLLQRNVTDPNLMRGLETIERNAKLQVQLIDDLLDVSRILRGKLVLHQTPVSLAAVIRAALETVELAAQVKSIDITIEMAPDLGTVLGDAGRLQQVAWNLLTNAVKFTPEGGKITVRLARSESMAFLQVSDTGKGISSDFVPFVFESFRQEDNATTRKFGGLGLGLAIARQLVEMHGGTIKVESLGEGQGATFTVILPLN from the coding sequence ATGTCTTCCGAAGAGATATTCGATCGCACTTTAGTTTTAGAAGCGATATTCCAGCAGCGAACGCGCTTTATGGCGATTTTGGCGATCGATGGTACCGTTCTGGATGTGAATAATTTCTGCCTTGAATTTACTGGCGTGTCGCGAGAGCAGGTCATCGGAAAAAAGTTCTGGCAAGCTCCCTGGTGCGATACTTTGGTCGTCACTCAGAAATTAGTTCAGGAAGAAATTGGTCACACTCTTCGTACTGGAACCGTGATTCAAGGAGAAGCAGAATATACGATCGCGGATGGCAGTGTGAGATATGGAACTTATGCGATTACACCGTTAAAACAGAATCATCAAATCACGCATTTGCTCGTGGAAAGTGAAGATATTACCGATCGTAGACAGCACGATGTGACGATTCAACAACGACTTTTAGAGCTTGAAACGATCTACGACACTGCCCCGATCGGCTTATGTTTTCAAGACACGAATTTGAGATATGTGCGAATTAATGGCACTCTTGCTGAGATTAACGGTGTATCGATTGAAGATCATCTAGGACGCACCTTACACGAAGCGATTCCTGTCGTTGCTGATGCGCTAGAACCGATTTTTCGCCGCGTTCTGGAGACGGGAGAACCTTTACTAAATCAAGAATTGCGACTGGCAACTCAGGGACAGCCCGATGTGTTACGAGATTGGCTGGCGAGTTATGTTGCCGTAAAAAATTCTAGCGGTGAAGTGTTGGGTGTGAATGTGACGGTGCAGGAAATGACTCAACTGCGGAGAGCCGAAGCGGATCGCGATCGCTTTTTCACTTTATCGCTCGATATGTTAGCGATCGCAAATTTCGACGGGTATCTGCTTAAAACAAATCCCGCTTGGACAGAAATACTCGGTTGGTCAGAAGCAGAACTCACGAGCCAACCTTATCTTAATTTTGTGCATCTAGAAGATGTCGAATTGACGATCGCCGAAGCCCAACGCTTGAGTGAAGGACAGCCCGTGATCGAGTTTGAGAATCGCTACCGATGCAAAGACGGCTCTTATCGCTGGCTATCCTGGACGGTCGGATCGTTTCCTGAAGAACAGCGGTTGTATGCTGTGGCGCATAACATTACGGAGCGCAAACAGATCGAACTCGCACGCTTGCGCGTCGCAGACGAACGAGAAGCACTATTACGTCAAGAACAAGCGGCACGGGAAGCGGCGGAAACTGCCAACCGGATCAAAGATGAGTTTCTCGCGGTGCTGTCTCACGAATTAAGAACACCGCTAAATCCGATTTTGGGCTGGTCGAAACTGCTTCAGCGCAATGTAACTGATCCAAATCTGATGCGAGGACTAGAAACGATCGAGCGCAATGCCAAACTACAGGTGCAATTGATCGATGATTTGCTGGATGTCTCGCGAATTCTGCGGGGCAAATTAGTGCTGCATCAAACTCCAGTTTCTTTGGCTGCGGTGATTCGAGCCGCACTGGAAACTGTTGAACTGGCAGCACAAGTCAAATCGATCGACATTACGATCGAGATGGCTCCCGACCTGGGAACTGTGCTCGGAGATGCAGGACGATTACAGCAAGTGGCTTGGAACCTGCTGACGAATGCAGTGAAATTTACTCCAGAAGGTGGAAAGATTACAGTTCGATTGGCGAGATCCGAATCAATGGCATTTCTACAAGTTAGTGATACTGGAAAGGGAATTTCGTCAGATTTCGTACCGTTTGTGTTTGAGTCGTTTCGACAGGAAGATAATGCTACAACTCGGAAATTTGGGGGATTGGGTTTAGGGTTAGCGATCGCACGTCAGCTCGTGGAAATGCACGGGGGCACGATTAAGGTGGAAAGTTTGGGAGAGGGACAGGGCGCAACGTTTACGGTGATATTGCCGTTAAATTGA